A part of Gemmatimonadota bacterium genomic DNA contains:
- a CDS encoding sigma-70 family RNA polymerase sigma factor codes for MSERAGPRVLPSSAAGAGEDEVAEIQRARGGDGQALERLVARYLGDVYDVALRVLGERELAEDAAQTALVNALRALDGFRGESSFRTWLLRITVNTARSLARRRRQRREVFLDAAAGVPGGDDVGRAALLRAEAERVRLALERLPPKQRLAVTLRIYQDLSYREIGTVIDCSEGAARVNYHLGIKRLREWLG; via the coding sequence CGCGTCCTCCCGAGCTCGGCGGCGGGAGCGGGGGAAGATGAAGTTGCAGAGATCCAGCGGGCGCGAGGGGGCGATGGCCAGGCGCTCGAGCGGCTGGTGGCCCGCTACCTGGGCGACGTTTACGACGTCGCGCTGCGCGTTCTGGGCGAAAGGGAGCTGGCGGAGGATGCCGCTCAGACCGCACTGGTGAACGCCTTGCGGGCGCTGGACGGGTTCCGCGGGGAATCCAGCTTCCGGACCTGGCTGCTGCGGATCACCGTCAATACCGCTCGCTCCCTGGCCCGCCGGCGCCGCCAGCGCCGCGAGGTGTTTCTGGATGCGGCGGCCGGAGTGCCGGGGGGCGACGACGTGGGGAGGGCTGCGCTGCTGCGTGCGGAGGCGGAGCGCGTGCGCCTGGCGCTCGAGCGGCTGCCGCCGAAACAGCGGCTGGCCGTGACCTTGCGCATTTATCAGGACCTGAGCTATCGGGAGATCGGGACGGTCATCGACTGCTCGGAGGGCGCCGCTCGCGTGAACTATCATCTGGGAATCAAACGGCTGAGGGAGTGGCTGGGATGA
- a CDS encoding zf-HC2 domain-containing protein — MKPGDCARMQDLLPARAAGRLSTPELQELDAHLSGCELCRAEAELIATLRRWAVAPPPGLQPLVLRALLGSAPRRRLIRRPALLAASLAAALLGGTVLLRAVLGGGETLSRASAGAPSDLFEQTVPGWPGANGWLAGGVVPEHFSEPELELLLAEFDS, encoded by the coding sequence ATGAAGCCCGGGGATTGCGCCCGCATGCAGGACCTGCTGCCGGCCCGCGCGGCGGGCCGACTGAGCACGCCGGAGCTCCAGGAGCTGGACGCCCACCTGTCGGGGTGCGAGCTTTGCCGCGCCGAGGCGGAGCTGATCGCAACGCTGCGCCGCTGGGCGGTGGCGCCGCCACCGGGGCTGCAGCCGCTGGTGCTGCGAGCACTGCTGGGTTCGGCGCCGCGCCGCCGCCTCATTCGGCGCCCCGCGCTGCTGGCCGCCAGTCTGGCGGCGGCCCTGCTGGGGGGCACCGTCTTGCTCCGCGCCGTGCTCGGCGGAGGCGAGACCCTGTCGCGGGCGTCCGCCGGTGCGCCATCGGATCTCTTCGAGCAGACCGTGCCTGGCTGGCCGGGGGCGAACGGATGGCTGGCCGGCGGGGTCGTGCCGGAACATTTTTCGGAACCGGAACTGGAACTACTCCTGGCGGAGTTCGATTCGTGA